The Asticcacaulis excentricus CB 48 genome includes a window with the following:
- a CDS encoding ImuA family protein → MPAANPAVLSALRDRIDHIGGQGAPRRAVLPFGVPDIDARIPKGGLAFGALHEIAGGANGAVDGAAAIAFAAGIAARSGGRVLWAYTQPDLFAPALARSGLTDDKVVFFEAGDEAAVLGACEEALRHGGLTAVVGELANLSRVASQRLLMAAEGTGTLALIVRRWRRQVDAKDFGRPTAAFTRWRVTELNSAPLPVRGVGRARWMLELIRARGGECHDFEVEACDGEGRIRLSGDAQMPNTLRAAS, encoded by the coding sequence ATGCCCGCTGCCAACCCCGCCGTCCTCAGCGCACTGCGAGACCGGATCGACCATATCGGCGGTCAAGGTGCGCCCAGACGCGCCGTTCTGCCCTTCGGCGTTCCCGACATCGACGCCCGCATTCCCAAAGGCGGGCTGGCCTTTGGGGCCCTGCATGAGATCGCCGGTGGCGCCAATGGCGCGGTAGATGGGGCCGCCGCCATTGCCTTTGCCGCCGGGATCGCGGCGCGCTCCGGGGGGCGTGTTCTCTGGGCCTATACGCAGCCTGATCTGTTTGCCCCGGCGCTCGCCCGCTCTGGCCTGACCGATGACAAGGTCGTCTTCTTTGAAGCCGGCGATGAGGCCGCCGTGCTGGGCGCTTGTGAGGAAGCCCTGCGCCACGGCGGCCTCACCGCGGTCGTGGGCGAACTCGCCAACCTCTCCCGCGTCGCCTCGCAACGTCTTCTGATGGCGGCCGAGGGCACAGGGACGCTGGCCCTGATCGTGCGCCGCTGGCGCCGGCAGGTTGATGCCAAAGACTTTGGCCGCCCCACAGCCGCCTTTACCCGCTGGCGCGTCACCGAACTGAACTCAGCGCCTTTGCCGGTGCGCGGCGTCGGACGGGCGCGCTGGATGCTCGAACTGATCCGGGCCCGCGGCGGCGAGTGCCATGATTTCGAGGTCGAGGCGTGTGACGGGGAGGGGCGTATCCGCCTGTCCGGGGACGCCCAAATGCCAAACACCTTGCGGGCCGCATCTTAA